The sequence below is a genomic window from Anaerobranca californiensis DSM 14826.
GCCCATTTTCCCTTAAAATTACTTTAGTTTTAAGGTCTTTGATACCTTTAACTGTTTTCACTGCCTGATGTACTAAACTATCAATACTTTCTAAAGAAATTCGAACTTCCCCAAGCTCTGAAGGAACTAATATAGATGTTGGCTGTCCTTTCCCTTGTAAATTTAAACAAATATACAAAAATCCCAATAATACTACAGTAAGGAATAGGAAAATATACTCTATAGACCCTTCCATGCTAGCAATAAAGTTCAACATCTGACTAGGAAACTTACCAAAACCAGAGGCGATAACTAAAAAGATACCACCGAGTATTACCACAAGTAAACCAAGTAACGAACCTAGTAATTTCTTAAAAAGCATGTCCCAGACACTCCTTTCATAAAATCCCCTGAAATCCAGGGGATTATTTTTTTACTTCAACTTAATTTCATCTTTTTCTTTATCACCGGTTCCTTGAAGTTTTATCCCTTGTACAAAGACATTAACTTCTAGCACTGTAAGGCCAGTCATTGTCTCCACATTTTGCTTAACCGCTTCTTGTATAGCCCTTGTTACATCAGGAATTCTCACACCATAATCTAAAACGACGAATAAATCAATGGTAGCTTCTGATTCCCCTACATTAACCTTTACTCCTTTAGAAAGGTTTTTCTTTCCTAACATTTCTGCTATTCCATGGGTGATACCGCCACTCATTCCTGCAACCCCTTCTATTTCAGTAGCAGCAATCCCAGCTATTATAGATACTACCTCATCGGCAATTCGAACAACACCATTTCCTTGATTCATTATAAATGTATTTTCCATAAAGCACCTCCAAATATGTAAAAATGATAAATAATTCCTTTCATTATAGTATATTATACCAAATTATTAACTAATTACAAATAAATTAATTCCCTTTTTCAGTAATAAATACTTGATATCTTTCTACCCCAATAATTTTAGAAACTATTTCCGCAATCCTCGCCTTTTCTTCTCTAGTTAAAGCTTGTGCATTGACCACAATATTAGCATTGCCATTTTGATAAAATAATATTGCATATTTATACCCCATAGCCACTAAAGAATTTTCCACCGCCAATTCCTGTTCCATTATTTTTTGAATTTGCATCAGTTTTTGCTCTGCTTCCCTTTTAGATTCAGGGGTAGAATTGGGATTATTGATTAACCCTTGTAAAATATCAATTTCCCTGCTTCTAATCCTTTCCCTTTCTAGGCGATACTCCACAAAAAACTCTTCTCCCCGTTCTAAATTCCAATTGTCATCGGTATCTGGATCTTGTAAAAATACCTCTTCATCTTCTGTATTGATTTCCTCTTTAACGATACTAAACCCTCCAAAACTCCTGAGCACTATCATACCGATAACTAATAATAGCAATAATGAGCCTATAATAAAATGAGGTCTATATTCCTTCACTATAATAGTTATAAATTTTACCACCTTCTTCCCTCCTCCCCTATTTTCCTTTTACTACAAAAATTTTATAGGCAGGTACATCTAATACACTTTGAATAGCCTTAGTAATTTCTAATTTTACTTTAGGATTATCTCCATTTTCACTAACCACCATTACCCCTCTAATTTTAGGCATTATTTCTTTTATCACAACAGGTTCTTCATTACCTGCCCGCCGTATAATAACTAGCTGCCCTGTCTTATTATATTCAACGGTATTTCTTTTCCCCCCTTGACTATCTTCTTCCCTATTTTCCCTTTTATTTTCGGTATAATTTTCACTGTAAACCATTTCAGAACTGTTTTCTAAAGTAACCATTACACTCACTTTTCCTACGCCATCCATTTTACTTAAAATATTTTCTAATTCTTTTTTAATTTGCAGTTCAAAGGTTTCTAAATTATCAATTTTAGGATTAGATGGAGTTATTGGTGGTGTATCCTTCTTTAAGGGAAAATTAAATAGGATAAGTGCTATACCGAGGAATGCTAATATTAAAATCGAAAGATTTTTGTTCCCTTTAAACTCAGTAAAGACTTTTTTAATATTTTCCACCTGTCATCTTCCCTCCTTCTCTATAAAAACTAGGATTTTTGACCCTGATATACCGAAATAATTTTTAACAACATCTTTAATATCAGTACCTTCAAGGTATTCTATGTAATCATCACTATCTTTATTACCAATGAGCACAGGCTTTATCTGGATAACTCCCACATTTTTTTTAGTCAGATAGATTCTAATTTCTTCTATTTTCCCAAACTCTTTGCTGTGGAAATCTTTAACCACCAAAACTTCTACCTTCTTCTCATAATCCGCTGTATAAGGATTTACTAGTTCTATAACTTTATTTTGTAGATTTTCTATATATTGATTTAATGTTAACTGGTTATATACTTCCGATGTCCTTTCATCATCTTTAAAATTAACTGTTTCTGTAAAATTGAATCCAGAAAAATCAAAGGAAGCCCTTCCTATACTACTAAGAAAGACGACCACAGGATTAAGTAATGTGGCAATTATCATTAACCCAAAAATTATTTTTGCGGT
It includes:
- the amaP gene encoding alkaline shock response membrane anchor protein AmaP — translated: MLFKKLLGSLLGLLVVILGGIFLVIASGFGKFPSQMLNFIASMEGSIEYIFLFLTVVLLGFLYICLNLQGKGQPTSILVPSELGEVRISLESIDSLVHQAVKTVKGIKDLKTKVILRENGLFIYVKVVLYGDRNIPELSEQMQGIIQDHVYKISGVNVSEVKVLIENVATDFKTKVS
- a CDS encoding Asp23/Gls24 family envelope stress response protein encodes the protein MENTFIMNQGNGVVRIADEVVSIIAGIAATEIEGVAGMSGGITHGIAEMLGKKNLSKGVKVNVGESEATIDLFVVLDYGVRIPDVTRAIQEAVKQNVETMTGLTVLEVNVFVQGIKLQGTGDKEKDEIKLK
- a CDS encoding SpoIIIAH-like family protein codes for the protein MVKFITIIVKEYRPHFIIGSLLLLLVIGMIVLRSFGGFSIVKEEINTEDEEVFLQDPDTDDNWNLERGEEFFVEYRLERERIRSREIDILQGLINNPNSTPESKREAEQKLMQIQKIMEQELAVENSLVAMGYKYAILFYQNGNANIVVNAQALTREEKARIAEIVSKIIGVERYQVFITEKGN
- a CDS encoding stage III sporulation protein AF, yielding MDMLNSLVRNLVILVIVMTFLEMFLPDGQLRTTAKIIFGLMIIATLLNPVVVFLSSIGRASFDFSGFNFTETVNFKDDERTSEVYNQLTLNQYIENLQNKVIELVNPYTADYEKKVEVLVVKDFHSKEFGKIEEIRIYLTKKNVGVIQIKPVLIGNKDSDDYIEYLEGTDIKDVVKNYFGISGSKILVFIEKEGR